The following coding sequences are from one Triticum aestivum cultivar Chinese Spring chromosome 5A, IWGSC CS RefSeq v2.1, whole genome shotgun sequence window:
- the LOC123105760 gene encoding myosin-14 isoform X2 has translation MLVTPKMASKAESPVSCTPPKPSPVGADEMRAVARKFADQPVQNPEPGVWAVLTAISKKARLRAEGMNILLSADEHILGRTTENPRFRISVLAVSGNHCKIYKDTVIGELQRDEPVPVYLKDTSTNGTYVNWNKVTKRSPPTKLNHGDIISFTQPPHHDASYAFVYREVNAVSCVGNGTTILKRKSGEVGSESKRLKGLGIGSSDGPVSLDDIRRLEKSNAELREQLEAHVVTIETLRAESKTAEAQHEKELKEFKETTSSSYLEQTKSLQLALEGKQKQLDSLSTLNTELQNSIKDLDERLSASKQSRADADEIIHSQKVNICELEEQLSEERNLRIEERDKATEDLKSALHKVQAEAQDEMKRQTEAYLKQQKEQKEFIVKLQESEKETRLLVEALRSKLEDSRESLVTSEKKVRELETQLQDEQLVSAKSQKKSDNLETELRKLKKELENEKQAAREEAWAKVSSLELEVAATMRDLSIEKRRYQGARERVILRETQLRAFYSTTEEISSLFAKQQEQLKAMQRTLEDEENYESTLLGLDLNEVPVANVNTDVARAKPVDYAKDTMSGASAENTQASERSSTDEEMTEQQDGGTRIEGGTQDLECTSPERTIEKIGSDSHGDHTATAPEQETEQVLETESQIGNVGCNDHNSINSVMGGETLQLEDEMQAQQETEESNLIPKEGGRPLVNEEQQSLTLKDGIGQCSEGKHEGDCSASKPDDTQDGTIRTADLLASEVAGSWAVETGPSVNGENESPCCSEDVGGDPSEGHDDDAGERTAADALTSLVNSDGHSAGSQTNADGRRAINHMIGLLDPEKKLPGNFVEDSESDAETRDGSEAGDADIDSEAMVEDSVG, from the exons ATGCTGGTGACGCCCAAGATGGCTTCCAAGGCCGAGTCGCCCGTCTCCTGCACCCCGCCCAAGCCCTCGCCGGTGGGCGCCGACGAGATGCGCGCCGTCGCGCGCAAGTTCGCCGACCAGCCCGTGCAGAACCCGGAGCCCGGCGTCTGGGCCGTCCTCACCGCCATCTCCAAGAAGGCCCGCCTCCGCGCCGAG GGGATGAACATTCTTTTGAGTGCTGACGAGCACATTCTGGGCCGCACGACCGAGAACCCGCGCTTCAGGATTTCTGTTTTGGCAGTCAGTGGGAATCATTGCAAGATATATAAGGACACTGTGATAGGGGAGCTGCAACGCGATGAACCTGTGCCTGTTTACCTCAAGGACACGAG CACGAATGGCACATATGTCAACTGGAATAAGGTTACGAAACGATCACCTCCAACCAAGCTTAATCATGGGGACATCATATCATTTACCCAACCTCCTCATCACG ATGCCTCTTATGCATTTGTCTATCGGGAAGTTAATGCGGTCAGCTGCGTAGGGAATGGTACTACCATACTCAAAAGAAAATCAG GGGAGGTTGGTTCTGAAAGCAAGAGGCTAAAAGGTCTGGGCATTGGTTCATCTGATGGTCCTGTTTCACTAGATGATATTCGAAGACTAGAAAAATCTAATGCA GAGCTCAGGGAACAACTCGAGGCACATGTTGTGACAATTGAGACATTGAGAGCTGAAAGCAAAACAGCTGAAGCGCAGCATGAAAAG GAACTAAAGGAGTTCAAAGAAACTACATCAAGTTCTTATCTCGAGCAAACTAAATCTCTTCAGCTAGCACTAGAGGGGAAACAGAAACAGCTAGATTCTCTTAGTACATTAAACACAGAGTTGCAGAATTCCATTAAAGATCTGGATGAGAGGCTTAGTGCATCTAAGCAATCACGTGCTGATGCTGACGAGATAATTCACAG CCAAAAGGTAAATATATGTGAGCTTGAGGAACAGCTAAGCGAGGAGAGAAACTTAAGAATAGAGGAGCGTGATAAGGCTACAGAAGACCTTAAATCTGCGCTGCATAAAGTACAAGCAGAGGCTCAAGACGAAATGAAGAGACAGACAGAGGCTTACCTTAAACAACAAAAGGAACAGAAAGAGTTTATCGTCAAGCTTCAG GAATCGGAAAAGGAAACCCGTTTGCTTGTGGAAGCATTGAGGTCCAAGCTG GAAGACTCTCGTGAAAGCCTTGTAACATCTGAGAAAAAAGTGCGAGAACTGGAAACTCAACTCCAGGATGAGCAACTCGTGTCTGCTAAAAGTCAAAAG AAATCTGATAATCTGGAAACTGAACTGCGAAAGCTCAAGAAAGAACTTGAAAACGAAAAG CAGGCTGCTCGGGAAGAAGCGTGGGCAAAGGTCTCATCTCTTGAGCTTGAAGTAGCTGCTACAATGAGAGATCTATCAATTGAAAAACGTAGGTATCAAGGGGCCAGAGAAAGAGTTATTTTACG AGAGACCCAACTGCGTGCTTTCTATTCAACTACGGAAGAGATCTCTTCTCTATTTGCGAAACAGCAGGAACAGCTTAAGGCTATGCAGAGAACTTTAGAGGACGAAGAGAACTATGAGAGCACCTTGCTGGGTCTTGATCTCAATGAAGTACCAGTAGCAAATGTGAACACCGATGTTGCCCGTGCAAAGCCAGTAGACTATGCAAAAGATACAATGTCGGGTGCTTCAGCAGAGAATACCCAAGCAAGTGAACGTAGTTCCACCGATGAAGAAATGACCGAGCAGCAGGACGGTGGTACCAGAATTGAAGGGGGCACTCAAGACTTAGAGTGCACCAGTCCAGAAAGGACAATAGAGAAAATCGGATCTGATTCTCATGGTGACCACACTGCAACAGCTCCTGAGCAAGAGACCGAGCAAGTTCTGGAGACTGAAAGCCAAATCGGTAATGTTGGCTGCAATGATCATAATTCCATTAACAGCGTTATGGGGGGAGAGACTTTGCAGCTAGAGGATGAAATGCAGGCACAACAAGAAACCGAGGAATCTAACTTGATTCCAAAAGAGGGAGGGCGGCCACTAGTTAATGAGGAACAGCAATCCCTAACCCTCAAAGATGGCATTGGTCAGTGTTCTGAAGGGAAACATGAGGGCGACTGCTCTGCGAGCAAACCTGACGACACGCAGGATGGAACTATTCGCACAGCTGATCTGTTGGCCTCAGAAGTTGCCGGTAGCTGGGCAGTGGAAACAGGACCGTCTGTCAATGGGGAGAATGAGTCCCCGTGCTGCTCGGAAGACGTGGGTGGTGACCCCTCTGAAGGACACGATGATGACGCAGGGGAAAGAACAGCAGCTGATGCCCTGACCAGTTTGGTGAACTCTGATGGCCACTCAGCGGGTAGCCAGACTAATGCGGATGGTCGTCGTGCTATTAATCATATGATTGGACTTCTTGATCCTGAAAAGAAGCTTCCAGGAAACTTCGTTGAAGATAGTGAGTCTGATGCTGAGACTCGGGACGGTAGCGAGGCCGGGGATGCAGATATTGACAGTGAAGCCATGGTTGAGGACTCTGTGGGTTAG
- the LOC123105760 gene encoding myosin-11 isoform X1 yields the protein MLVTPKMASKAESPVSCTPPKPSPVGADEMRAVARKFADQPVQNPEPGVWAVLTAISKKARLRAEGMNILLSADEHILGRTTENPRFRISVLAVSGNHCKIYKDTVIGELQRDEPVPVYLKDTSTNGTYVNWNKVTKRSPPTKLNHGDIISFTQPPHHDASYAFVYREVNAVSCVGNGTTILKRKSGEVGSESKRLKGLGIGSSDGPVSLDDIRRLEKSNAELREQLEAHVVTIETLRAESKTAEAQHEKELKEFKETTSSSYLEQTKSLQLALEGKQKQLDSLSTLNTELQNSIKDLDERLSASKQSRADADEIIHSQKVNICELEEQLSEERNLRIEERDKATEDLKSALHKVQAEAQDEMKRQTEAYLKQQKEQKEFIVKLQESEKETRLLVEALRSKLEDSRESLVTSEKKVRELETQLQDEQLVSAKSQKKSDNLETELRKLKKELENEKAAREEAWAKVSSLELEVAATMRDLSIEKRRYQGARERVILRETQLRAFYSTTEEISSLFAKQQEQLKAMQRTLEDEENYESTLLGLDLNEVPVANVNTDVARAKPVDYAKDTMSGASAENTQASERSSTDEEMTEQQDGGTRIEGGTQDLECTSPERTIEKIGSDSHGDHTATAPEQETEQVLETESQIGNVGCNDHNSINSVMGGETLQLEDEMQAQQETEESNLIPKEGGRPLVNEEQQSLTLKDGIGQCSEGKHEGDCSASKPDDTQDGTIRTADLLASEVAGSWAVETGPSVNGENESPCCSEDVGGDPSEGHDDDAGERTAADALTSLVNSDGHSAGSQTNADGRRAINHMIGLLDPEKKLPGNFVEDSESDAETRDGSEAGDADIDSEAMVEDSVG from the exons ATGCTGGTGACGCCCAAGATGGCTTCCAAGGCCGAGTCGCCCGTCTCCTGCACCCCGCCCAAGCCCTCGCCGGTGGGCGCCGACGAGATGCGCGCCGTCGCGCGCAAGTTCGCCGACCAGCCCGTGCAGAACCCGGAGCCCGGCGTCTGGGCCGTCCTCACCGCCATCTCCAAGAAGGCCCGCCTCCGCGCCGAG GGGATGAACATTCTTTTGAGTGCTGACGAGCACATTCTGGGCCGCACGACCGAGAACCCGCGCTTCAGGATTTCTGTTTTGGCAGTCAGTGGGAATCATTGCAAGATATATAAGGACACTGTGATAGGGGAGCTGCAACGCGATGAACCTGTGCCTGTTTACCTCAAGGACACGAG CACGAATGGCACATATGTCAACTGGAATAAGGTTACGAAACGATCACCTCCAACCAAGCTTAATCATGGGGACATCATATCATTTACCCAACCTCCTCATCACG ATGCCTCTTATGCATTTGTCTATCGGGAAGTTAATGCGGTCAGCTGCGTAGGGAATGGTACTACCATACTCAAAAGAAAATCAG GGGAGGTTGGTTCTGAAAGCAAGAGGCTAAAAGGTCTGGGCATTGGTTCATCTGATGGTCCTGTTTCACTAGATGATATTCGAAGACTAGAAAAATCTAATGCA GAGCTCAGGGAACAACTCGAGGCACATGTTGTGACAATTGAGACATTGAGAGCTGAAAGCAAAACAGCTGAAGCGCAGCATGAAAAG GAACTAAAGGAGTTCAAAGAAACTACATCAAGTTCTTATCTCGAGCAAACTAAATCTCTTCAGCTAGCACTAGAGGGGAAACAGAAACAGCTAGATTCTCTTAGTACATTAAACACAGAGTTGCAGAATTCCATTAAAGATCTGGATGAGAGGCTTAGTGCATCTAAGCAATCACGTGCTGATGCTGACGAGATAATTCACAG CCAAAAGGTAAATATATGTGAGCTTGAGGAACAGCTAAGCGAGGAGAGAAACTTAAGAATAGAGGAGCGTGATAAGGCTACAGAAGACCTTAAATCTGCGCTGCATAAAGTACAAGCAGAGGCTCAAGACGAAATGAAGAGACAGACAGAGGCTTACCTTAAACAACAAAAGGAACAGAAAGAGTTTATCGTCAAGCTTCAG GAATCGGAAAAGGAAACCCGTTTGCTTGTGGAAGCATTGAGGTCCAAGCTG GAAGACTCTCGTGAAAGCCTTGTAACATCTGAGAAAAAAGTGCGAGAACTGGAAACTCAACTCCAGGATGAGCAACTCGTGTCTGCTAAAAGTCAAAAG AAATCTGATAATCTGGAAACTGAACTGCGAAAGCTCAAGAAAGAACTTGAAAACGAAAAG GCTGCTCGGGAAGAAGCGTGGGCAAAGGTCTCATCTCTTGAGCTTGAAGTAGCTGCTACAATGAGAGATCTATCAATTGAAAAACGTAGGTATCAAGGGGCCAGAGAAAGAGTTATTTTACG AGAGACCCAACTGCGTGCTTTCTATTCAACTACGGAAGAGATCTCTTCTCTATTTGCGAAACAGCAGGAACAGCTTAAGGCTATGCAGAGAACTTTAGAGGACGAAGAGAACTATGAGAGCACCTTGCTGGGTCTTGATCTCAATGAAGTACCAGTAGCAAATGTGAACACCGATGTTGCCCGTGCAAAGCCAGTAGACTATGCAAAAGATACAATGTCGGGTGCTTCAGCAGAGAATACCCAAGCAAGTGAACGTAGTTCCACCGATGAAGAAATGACCGAGCAGCAGGACGGTGGTACCAGAATTGAAGGGGGCACTCAAGACTTAGAGTGCACCAGTCCAGAAAGGACAATAGAGAAAATCGGATCTGATTCTCATGGTGACCACACTGCAACAGCTCCTGAGCAAGAGACCGAGCAAGTTCTGGAGACTGAAAGCCAAATCGGTAATGTTGGCTGCAATGATCATAATTCCATTAACAGCGTTATGGGGGGAGAGACTTTGCAGCTAGAGGATGAAATGCAGGCACAACAAGAAACCGAGGAATCTAACTTGATTCCAAAAGAGGGAGGGCGGCCACTAGTTAATGAGGAACAGCAATCCCTAACCCTCAAAGATGGCATTGGTCAGTGTTCTGAAGGGAAACATGAGGGCGACTGCTCTGCGAGCAAACCTGACGACACGCAGGATGGAACTATTCGCACAGCTGATCTGTTGGCCTCAGAAGTTGCCGGTAGCTGGGCAGTGGAAACAGGACCGTCTGTCAATGGGGAGAATGAGTCCCCGTGCTGCTCGGAAGACGTGGGTGGTGACCCCTCTGAAGGACACGATGATGACGCAGGGGAAAGAACAGCAGCTGATGCCCTGACCAGTTTGGTGAACTCTGATGGCCACTCAGCGGGTAGCCAGACTAATGCGGATGGTCGTCGTGCTATTAATCATATGATTGGACTTCTTGATCCTGAAAAGAAGCTTCCAGGAAACTTCGTTGAAGATAGTGAGTCTGATGCTGAGACTCGGGACGGTAGCGAGGCCGGGGATGCAGATATTGACAGTGAAGCCATGGTTGAGGACTCTGTGGGTTAG
- the LOC123105761 gene encoding bZIP transcription factor 29 — protein sequence MPLELAKKTVRRQAVSRGAKVAACEAQASSPKASKRAGRASDRTRAPRTHEPPAPSQRTAIKGLLKSASSPTAPNLAIRSITTVSTSTTHFRRRRCLLCTTTTADVPGASGQVSMERIGEAHQVHQLQQAASFGVVEHSVVAAAAAAKPRAPGLPPTPPASFAGQRGGASGDVCMDDSSGAAGRKQVVPAHRRSRSEVPFAGYFPPPTQQLPQPKAEAGGWGDGAGGDDLFNSYLNLEGMDVLNSSSPDSSAKADSSENGDSEEWVGAGVKRSAAGEPAMAGRHARSLSVDSLMGRFNFASPGGAAANGAGGMFSLEFGSGEFSPAEMKKIMADEKLAEMALADPKRVKRVLANRQSAARSKERKMRYIVELEQKVQILQTEATTLAAQINLLQRDSSAVATQNNELRFRLQAMEQQAQLRDALNEALTGEVQRLKIATIELGIGDSCSSNGMAQQHNLMFQQQQLLQQATPIPFYQLQHQQQQQQQQQNGTASKHESRE from the exons ATGCCGCTGGAGCTTGCCAAAAAAACGGTGCGTCGCCAGGCTGTGAGCCGCGGTGCAAAAGTGGCGGCTTGCGAGGCCCAGGCGAGCTCACCAAAGGCAAGCAAACGGGCCGGGCGGGCGAGCGATCGAACACGCGCACCGCGCACGCACGAGCCACCGGCACCGTCCCAACGGACGGCGATTAAAGGCCTCCTTAAAAGCGCGTCGTCTCCCACCGCTCCCAACCTCGCGATTCGATCCATCACCACCGTCTCGACCAGCACGACCCATTTCCGCCGCCGGCGCTGCTTGCTTTGCACTACTACCACGGCGGACGTCCCCGGCGCGAGCGGGCAGGTAAGCATGGAGCGCATTGGCGAGGCCCACCAGGTGCACCAGCTGCAGCAGGCGGCGTCGTTCGGCGTGGTCGAGCACtccgtggtggcggcggcggcggcggccaagccgAGGGCGCCGGGgctgccgccgacgccgcccgcgTCCTTCGCCGGGCAGCGGGGTGGTGCGAGCGGCGACGTGTGCATGGACGACTCCTCGGGGGCGGCGGGGCGCAAGCAGGTCGTGCCGGCGCACCGCCGGTCCCGCAGCGAGGTGCCGTTCGCGGGCTACTTCCCGCCGCCGACGCAGCAGCTGCCGCAGCCCAAGGCGGAGGCCGGGGGCTGGGGCGACGGTGCCGGCGGCGACGACCTCTTCAACTCGTACCTGAACCTGGAGGGGATGGACGTGCTCAACTCCTCGTCGCCCGACAGCAGCGCCAAGGCCGACAGCAGCGAGAACGGCGACTCCGAGGAGTGGGTCGGCGCGGGCGTCAAGAGGAGCGCCGCCGGGGAGCCGGCGATGGCCGGGCGGCACGCCCGGAGCCTGTCCGTGGACAGcctcatggggaggttcaacttcgCCTCCCccggcggcgccgccgccaacgGCGCGGGGGGCATGTTCAGCCTGGAGTTCGGCAGCGGCGAGTTCTCCCCGGCCGAGATGAAGAAGATCATGGCCGACGAGAAGCTGGCCGAGATGGCCCTCGCCGACCCCAAGCGCGTCAAGAG GGTGCTGGCGAACCGGCAGTCGGCGGCGCGGTCCAAGGAGCGCAAGATGCGGTACATCgtggagctggagcagaaggtgcAGATCCTGCAGACGGAGGCCACCACGCTCGCCGCGCAGATCAACCTCCTGCAG CGCGACTCGTCGGCGGTGGCGACGCAGAACAACGAGCTGAGGTTCCGGCTGCAGGCCATGGAGCAGCAGGCGCAGCTGCGCGATG CTCTGAACGAGGCGCTGACAGGCGAGGTCCAGCGCCTCAAGATCGCGACCATCGAGCTCGGCATCGGCGACTCCTGCTCCTCCAACGGCATGGCCCAGCAGCACAACCTCATGTttcagcagcagcagctgctgcagcaGGCTACACCCATACCATTCTACCAGCTGCagcaccaacagcagcagcagcagcagcagcagaacggCACAGCCAGCAAGCATGAATCAAGAGAGTGA